A genomic stretch from Prochlorococcus marinus str. MIT 9312 includes:
- a CDS encoding DUF4278 domain-containing protein, translated as MTLIYRGQKYVQNKEVAKKQHNELTYRGKAYTS; from the coding sequence ATGACTCTAATTTACAGAGGACAAAAGTACGTCCAGAACAAAGAAGTTGCTAAGAAGCAGCACAACGAACTAACTTATAGAGGAAAAGCTTACACAAGCTAG
- a CDS encoding RNA recognition motif-containing protein, producing the protein MTLSLNIGNIFNDSSSHALVDELRKRTSEEDILDFEEKFNSKNEKNLHIYICRFLKNRSISRGLASKWLVTIIKNKESKINALQKLNN; encoded by the coding sequence ATGACATTAAGCTTAAATATTGGGAACATATTTAATGATTCCTCCAGTCATGCCTTGGTGGATGAGCTAAGAAAAAGAACATCAGAAGAGGATATATTAGACTTTGAAGAAAAATTTAACTCCAAAAATGAAAAAAATCTACATATATATATATGTAGATTTCTAAAAAATAGATCAATATCCAGGGGACTTGCCTCTAAATGGTTAGTGACAATAATTAAAAACAAAGAATCAAAAATTAATGCTTTGCAAAAATTAAATAATTAG
- the nrdJ gene encoding ribonucleoside-triphosphate reductase, adenosylcobalamin-dependent, producing the protein MTVAPNKASSESNSNNLKKDDFPKTAPAAYPVFFRSYSRKTSSGKRENWSEVGERNLSGLKELGKLSDEELILMREMQSNQKAQPSGRWLWIGGTPWINKNQNFSGAYNCTSTNLIDWEAFALMMDLAMMGCGTGAIIEPHFINNLPTVINKINIKSVSEVGITPKDQRKEKSSLEIKGKDLHIKVGDSRRGWVDSYKYLLEASSNEDLEREIDVYINLEDIRPAGESLKGFGGMANPIKLKDLYSRVASLLGKAIGRKLSTVECCLLIDEAAVTIVAGNIRRSAGMRQFASDDNEAASAKENLWSQDDNGNWRIDPEKDALRMANHTRVYHTKPSYQTVLDAVTKQFHSGEGAIQFAPEAIARSNADILKDDELRKEFIEIYSEQGKDEARNWINSSYGPFSQEELNHRMSRYGLNPCGEILGNDFHCNLAEVHLNQIDPENFEEQKKAFKAAALSVACLLNHEFDVERYRKSREYDPIVGVSFTGLFDFCVHAFGTPWLKWWEAGRPNSEEGESFKEKEAKFLDSWRKIVKETVWEYCDKNNLRRPNRCTTVQPAGTKSLLTGAAPGWHPPKAQRFIRRITFRKNDPIALACMDYGYSVVPSQSDKDENGCLLDNPFDPRCTEWLVEIPTEVSWANIDGADQIDINNFSALAQFDFYMQVQKFYTEHNTSATVEFRENEIEDLAKAIHNAIENNEGYISAALLARFSANATFPRLPFEPISKEEYISLQNKVIERKVNNDFFDALNKYDVGELSEAGPAGCDSDKCLLPLAKPKD; encoded by the coding sequence GTGACTGTTGCACCAAATAAAGCTTCTTCAGAGAGCAACTCCAATAATCTTAAAAAAGATGATTTTCCAAAAACAGCACCAGCTGCTTATCCTGTTTTTTTCAGATCTTACAGTAGGAAAACTTCCTCTGGCAAAAGGGAAAACTGGAGCGAAGTAGGTGAAAGAAATTTATCGGGATTAAAAGAATTAGGAAAACTTTCTGATGAAGAATTGATCTTAATGAGAGAGATGCAAAGTAACCAAAAAGCCCAACCTTCCGGGAGATGGTTATGGATTGGCGGAACTCCTTGGATTAATAAAAACCAAAATTTCTCAGGAGCATATAACTGTACCTCAACAAACTTAATTGATTGGGAAGCCTTCGCATTGATGATGGACTTAGCAATGATGGGATGTGGAACAGGTGCAATAATTGAGCCTCATTTTATAAACAATCTACCTACGGTAATAAACAAAATAAATATTAAATCAGTTAGTGAAGTTGGAATAACTCCTAAAGATCAAAGAAAAGAAAAGTCATCATTAGAAATTAAAGGGAAAGATCTTCACATCAAAGTTGGAGACAGTAGAAGAGGCTGGGTAGATAGCTACAAATATCTTCTTGAGGCATCAAGTAACGAAGATCTTGAAAGAGAAATTGATGTTTATATTAATTTGGAAGATATTAGACCTGCAGGAGAATCATTAAAAGGTTTTGGTGGCATGGCAAATCCTATTAAATTGAAAGATCTCTACTCCAGAGTCGCATCACTTCTTGGAAAGGCAATTGGCAGAAAATTAAGTACCGTAGAGTGTTGTTTATTAATTGATGAAGCTGCAGTAACCATAGTTGCTGGGAATATCAGAAGAAGTGCTGGAATGAGACAATTTGCATCAGATGATAATGAGGCGGCATCGGCAAAAGAAAATCTATGGAGTCAAGATGATAATGGTAATTGGAGAATAGATCCTGAAAAAGATGCCCTCAGGATGGCCAACCATACTAGGGTTTACCATACAAAGCCCTCTTATCAAACTGTTTTAGATGCAGTCACAAAACAATTTCATTCTGGTGAGGGTGCTATTCAATTTGCTCCAGAAGCAATCGCAAGGTCAAATGCAGATATTCTCAAAGATGATGAATTAAGGAAGGAATTTATTGAAATTTATTCAGAACAAGGTAAGGATGAAGCGAGAAATTGGATAAATAGTAGTTATGGTCCATTTTCTCAAGAAGAGCTAAATCACAGGATGAGCAGATATGGACTTAACCCATGTGGGGAGATATTGGGAAATGATTTTCACTGCAATTTAGCTGAAGTTCATTTAAATCAGATTGATCCCGAAAATTTTGAAGAGCAAAAAAAGGCTTTTAAAGCAGCAGCTCTTTCTGTCGCATGCTTACTTAATCATGAATTTGATGTTGAGCGTTATAGAAAAAGTAGAGAATATGATCCTATTGTAGGGGTAAGTTTCACTGGATTATTTGATTTTTGCGTCCATGCATTTGGAACACCATGGTTGAAGTGGTGGGAAGCAGGAAGGCCAAATAGCGAAGAAGGGGAGTCTTTCAAAGAGAAGGAAGCTAAATTCTTAGATTCCTGGAGAAAAATAGTAAAAGAAACTGTCTGGGAATATTGTGATAAAAATAATCTAAGAAGACCAAATCGATGTACAACTGTTCAGCCAGCTGGGACAAAAAGTCTTCTAACTGGAGCAGCTCCAGGATGGCATCCACCAAAGGCTCAAAGATTCATAAGAAGAATAACTTTCAGGAAAAATGATCCAATCGCTTTAGCTTGCATGGATTATGGTTACTCAGTTGTTCCATCTCAATCTGATAAAGATGAAAATGGATGTTTGCTTGACAATCCATTTGATCCAAGATGCACAGAATGGTTAGTTGAAATCCCTACAGAAGTTAGCTGGGCAAATATAGATGGTGCAGACCAAATCGACATCAATAATTTCTCAGCATTAGCTCAATTTGATTTTTACATGCAAGTGCAGAAATTTTATACAGAGCATAATACCTCTGCAACCGTAGAATTTAGGGAAAATGAAATCGAGGATTTAGCTAAGGCTATTCATAATGCAATAGAAAATAATGAAGGATATATTTCGGCGGCATTACTAGCTCGATTTAGTGCCAACGCGACTTTCCCAAGATTACCTTTTGAACCAATAAGTAAGGAGGAATATATATCATTGCAAAATAAAGTAATAGAAAGGAAAGTTAATAACGATTTCTTTGACGCTCTCAATAAATACGATGTTGGAGAACTATCTGAAGCAGGACCAGCAGGTTGTGATTCAGATAAGTGTCTGCTTCCTCTAGCCAAACCTAAAGATTAA
- a CDS encoding class I SAM-dependent methyltransferase produces the protein MERIPEPELMKNKEQVISYDEADFSEGEVNLINQINYYLLRKNISLSEKDLIVDLGCGPGNISEKLAIKWPNTEVVGIDGSKEMIMRAEYKKETSGNKKKLKNLRYICSDIKDIKSTNFFLKKEISLLVSNSLIHHITHLEDFVNTIRCLSSNITVNFHKDLKRPLDEKSALELKLQCSNKYNEILTNDYYASLKASYSYKELKNFILENDLSSLEVFEDGDKYLILYGNV, from the coding sequence ATGGAAAGAATCCCTGAACCTGAATTGATGAAAAACAAAGAGCAGGTTATTTCTTATGACGAGGCTGATTTTTCAGAAGGGGAAGTTAATCTAATTAATCAAATTAATTATTATCTTTTGAGAAAAAATATTTCTTTAAGTGAAAAAGATTTGATTGTTGATTTAGGATGCGGCCCTGGAAATATTTCTGAGAAGTTGGCAATAAAATGGCCTAATACTGAAGTAGTTGGAATAGATGGCTCTAAAGAGATGATTATGAGAGCGGAGTATAAAAAAGAGACTTCTGGGAATAAAAAAAAATTAAAAAATTTACGCTACATATGTTCTGACATTAAAGACATTAAATCAACTAATTTTTTTCTTAAGAAAGAAATAAGTTTACTTGTAAGTAATAGTTTGATCCATCACATTACACATCTCGAAGATTTCGTTAACACCATAAGATGTTTGTCTAGTAATATCACTGTAAATTTTCATAAGGATTTAAAAAGGCCATTAGATGAAAAGTCTGCATTAGAACTCAAATTACAATGTTCGAATAAATATAATGAGATCTTAACTAATGATTATTATGCATCTTTAAAAGCTTCTTACTCTTATAAAGAGTTAAAAAATTTCATTTTAGAGAATGATCTATCTTCTTTAGAAGTGTTTGAAGATGGCGATAAATATTTAATACTCTATGGTAATGTTTAA
- a CDS encoding peptide chain release factor 3: MTLGTKILNNKDILDAVNKRRNFAIISHPDAGKTTLTEKLLLYGGAIQQAGAVKARGNQRKATSDWMELEKQRGISITSTVLQFEYERSVINLLDTPGHQDFSEDTYRTLAAADNAVMLEDAAKGLEPQTRKLFEVCKMRKIPIFTFINKMDRAGREPFSLLDEIESELGLNTLPINWPIGSGEEFRGVIDRFSREVILFDKAVRGKQSNEKRLSLEDKDLSKYVEKELLEISLEELEVLDEAGSKFEEENVFNGSLTPVFFGSAMTNFGVRPFLDSFLKMAQKPTSRNSNKGDIEPASNEFSGFVFKLQANMDPKHRDRVAFIRVCSGKFEKDMSVKHSRTGKTIRLSRPQKIFGQDREVVDDAYPGDVIGLNNPGMFSIGDTLYTGTHTEYEGIPSFSPEIFSWLRNPNPSAFKNFRKGVNELREEGAVQILYDFDESKRDPILAAVGQLQLEVVTHRLKNEYGVDANLESMPYQLARWVSDGWPAIEELGRIFNCKIVKDCWNRPVILFKNEWNLNQFVEDNNHLNLNKVAPVVSGVEPIVL, translated from the coding sequence ATGACCTTAGGTACTAAAATTTTAAATAATAAAGATATTCTGGATGCTGTAAATAAACGAAGAAACTTTGCAATTATTTCGCATCCAGATGCGGGCAAAACAACGCTTACTGAGAAGCTTCTTTTGTATGGAGGAGCCATTCAGCAGGCAGGAGCAGTAAAGGCTAGAGGTAATCAGAGAAAAGCTACTTCAGACTGGATGGAACTTGAGAAACAAAGAGGTATTTCAATTACTTCAACTGTATTGCAATTTGAATATGAAAGATCAGTAATTAATCTATTAGATACACCAGGGCACCAAGATTTCTCAGAAGATACTTATAGAACATTAGCGGCTGCTGATAATGCAGTTATGCTGGAAGATGCTGCTAAGGGGCTAGAACCCCAAACTAGAAAATTGTTTGAAGTGTGCAAGATGAGAAAAATACCAATATTTACTTTCATAAATAAAATGGACAGGGCTGGAAGAGAGCCATTTTCTTTACTTGATGAAATCGAATCAGAACTAGGATTAAACACTTTACCGATTAACTGGCCAATTGGAAGTGGAGAGGAATTTAGGGGAGTTATTGATAGGTTTTCAAGAGAGGTGATTTTATTTGATAAAGCAGTAAGAGGAAAACAATCGAATGAGAAGAGGTTAAGTCTTGAAGATAAAGACCTATCAAAATATGTAGAGAAAGAGTTGCTTGAGATATCACTTGAAGAATTGGAGGTTCTTGATGAGGCAGGATCGAAATTTGAAGAAGAAAACGTATTTAATGGCTCCTTAACGCCTGTTTTCTTTGGATCTGCCATGACTAATTTTGGTGTAAGACCATTTTTAGATAGTTTTCTAAAAATGGCTCAAAAACCAACGTCAAGAAATAGTAATAAAGGGGATATTGAACCTGCAAGTAATGAATTTAGTGGGTTTGTTTTTAAGCTTCAAGCAAACATGGATCCAAAGCATAGAGATAGAGTTGCTTTTATAAGAGTTTGTAGTGGGAAATTTGAAAAGGACATGTCAGTTAAACATTCCAGAACTGGGAAAACAATAAGATTATCAAGACCACAAAAAATATTTGGACAAGACAGAGAAGTGGTTGATGATGCGTATCCTGGTGATGTTATTGGCTTAAATAATCCAGGAATGTTTTCTATTGGAGATACACTTTACACAGGTACGCATACTGAGTATGAGGGCATACCATCCTTTAGTCCTGAAATATTTAGCTGGTTGAGAAATCCCAATCCTTCAGCATTTAAAAACTTTAGAAAGGGTGTGAATGAACTTCGTGAAGAAGGTGCTGTTCAGATTCTTTATGACTTTGATGAGAGTAAAAGAGATCCTATACTTGCAGCCGTTGGTCAATTACAGTTGGAAGTAGTAACTCACAGGTTAAAAAATGAATATGGAGTAGATGCAAATCTTGAATCAATGCCATATCAATTGGCTAGATGGGTTTCTGATGGATGGCCAGCTATTGAAGAACTAGGCAGAATTTTCAATTGTAAAATAGTTAAAGATTGTTGGAATAGACCAGTTATTCTTTTTAAAAACGAGTGGAATCTAAATCAATTTGTTGAAGATAACAATCACTTAAATTTAAACAAAGTTGCTCCTGTTGTTAGTGGAGTTGAGCCAATTGTTTTATAA
- a CDS encoding CPP1-like family protein: MNSNNSQNNSEKTPYEILGVKEGSSFEEIQKARDIKVKEAGEDLILKAKIESSFDQLLMGSLKARQSGNVSYAAESASKKEKQINQFTNNNFPLLSKIKNLNNNTNNSGQYSLPKITPPSFDNLSIKLSAGILFLILLFISPDSNNRLLLSISTLILTYTQIKSGKRFIGSLGWSVTFLSIGLIFGGLLETNSLIQEISNNSLSIQKIQSIPAMVILWLGVIFL, encoded by the coding sequence TTGAATTCAAACAATAGTCAAAACAATAGTGAAAAAACACCTTATGAAATTTTAGGTGTAAAAGAAGGCTCTTCTTTTGAAGAGATTCAGAAGGCTAGAGATATCAAAGTTAAAGAGGCTGGTGAAGATCTGATTTTAAAAGCAAAAATAGAGTCTTCCTTTGATCAATTACTTATGGGTAGTTTGAAAGCAAGACAATCAGGGAATGTAAGTTATGCAGCTGAAAGTGCTTCAAAAAAGGAAAAACAAATTAATCAATTTACCAATAATAATTTCCCACTTCTATCTAAAATAAAAAATCTAAATAATAATACTAACAACTCAGGTCAGTACAGTCTTCCTAAAATAACGCCCCCCTCCTTTGATAACCTCTCAATAAAATTATCCGCCGGGATATTATTTTTAATTTTGCTATTTATTAGCCCAGATTCTAATAATAGACTTTTACTTTCTATCTCAACATTAATACTTACTTATACTCAAATTAAATCGGGGAAAAGATTTATAGGTTCTTTAGGATGGAGTGTTACTTTTCTTTCAATAGGATTAATATTCGGAGGATTACTTGAAACTAATTCTTTAATTCAAGAAATATCAAATAATTCTCTATCAATACAAAAAATTCAAAGTATTCCCGCCATGGTTATTTTATGGCTGGGCGTAATCTTCTTATGA
- the hslO gene encoding Hsp33 family molecular chaperone HslO — protein sequence MKDRIVRATAANGGIRLVAVLTTESSLEAKKRHGLSYITTCILGRAFSASLLLASSMKIMHGRVTLRVRSDGPLKGLLVDAGRDGKVRGYVGNPDLELDLVKINNNKYSFDFTKALGTGYLNVIRDSGIGEPFTSTVELVNGNIAEDLASYLYHSEQTPSAVFIGEKIQNKNVICSGGLLAQVLPKKDTDPLLVSLLEERCKEINSFSEDLFHSQDNLLSLIRNIFPDIDDKSISEKARSQEVGFKCKCSKQRSLNAMKMLDKCELEDILKKDGRAELVCEFCKNKYLINYEEIRLMIES from the coding sequence ATGAAGGATAGGATAGTTCGGGCTACTGCAGCAAATGGAGGGATAAGATTAGTTGCGGTCTTGACAACAGAATCTTCTTTAGAAGCAAAAAAAAGGCACGGTCTTTCCTATATAACCACCTGTATCTTAGGAAGAGCATTTAGTGCTTCACTTCTTTTAGCAAGTTCGATGAAAATAATGCATGGGAGAGTTACTTTAAGGGTTAGATCTGACGGACCTTTAAAGGGATTGCTAGTTGATGCAGGCAGAGACGGGAAAGTTAGGGGTTATGTGGGTAATCCTGATTTAGAATTAGATTTAGTTAAAATAAATAATAATAAATATTCTTTTGATTTCACAAAAGCATTAGGTACAGGATATTTAAATGTTATTAGAGATAGTGGAATTGGAGAGCCCTTTACAAGCACTGTTGAATTAGTAAACGGGAATATTGCCGAAGACTTAGCTTCATATTTATATCATTCAGAACAAACTCCTTCTGCTGTATTTATTGGAGAAAAAATTCAAAATAAAAATGTTATTTGTAGTGGTGGCTTGTTAGCTCAAGTTTTACCTAAAAAAGACACTGACCCTTTACTCGTCTCACTACTTGAAGAAAGATGTAAAGAAATTAATTCTTTCAGCGAAGACCTGTTTCATTCTCAAGATAATCTTCTTTCGTTAATAAGAAATATATTCCCAGATATTGACGATAAATCAATATCTGAAAAAGCTCGTTCCCAAGAAGTTGGTTTTAAATGCAAGTGTTCCAAACAAAGAAGTTTAAATGCAATGAAAATGCTTGATAAGTGCGAGTTAGAAGATATCTTAAAGAAAGATGGTAGAGCAGAGTTGGTATGTGAATTTTGTAAGAATAAATATTTGATAAATTATGAAGAGATTAGATTGATGATAGAAAGTTAA
- a CDS encoding ABC transporter ATP-binding protein, producing MLDLQEISYQPQTGERKIIDNLSLKVHENEIILICGNSGSGKTTLLEIISGLTNPQKGKITWKNKILSSRQRRWFCGVVFQFPERYFIGTTIGQELKIGHKSLREKNIEVVLNKVGLEKLNLTQPPEQLSGGQQRRLAVAVQLLRNPSILLLDEPTAGLDSSMRNDVKNLILDLKNKNTIIIVTHEPSLFKDIPSRMLMLRKGKIQSLLEKNYEG from the coding sequence ATGCTTGATTTACAAGAAATATCTTATCAACCCCAAACTGGTGAAAGAAAAATAATAGACAATTTAAGTTTAAAAGTTCATGAAAATGAAATCATTTTAATTTGCGGCAATAGTGGTTCTGGGAAAACAACACTACTCGAAATAATAAGCGGGTTAACAAATCCTCAAAAAGGAAAAATTACTTGGAAGAATAAAATCTTATCTTCTAGGCAAAGAAGATGGTTTTGTGGAGTAGTATTCCAATTCCCAGAAAGATACTTTATTGGCACAACCATTGGGCAAGAATTAAAAATAGGTCATAAATCTTTAAGAGAAAAAAATATAGAAGTAGTTTTAAATAAGGTCGGTTTGGAAAAATTAAATCTGACCCAACCACCAGAACAACTTAGTGGAGGACAACAAAGGAGATTAGCTGTAGCAGTGCAGCTACTTAGAAATCCCTCAATCCTTTTACTTGATGAACCAACTGCTGGATTAGACTCGTCAATGAGAAATGATGTGAAGAATTTAATTCTTGATCTAAAAAATAAAAACACAATTATTATTGTTACTCATGAACCTTCCTTATTTAAGGATATTCCTTCTAGGATGTTAATGCTGAGAAAAGGAAAAATCCAAAGTTTATTAGAAAAAAATTATGAAGGATAG
- a CDS encoding DUF3531 family protein, which translates to MNIIFREVDPFNCWIWIRFSESPTQDEKNYLDGVFDSWYVLGRLGGFNSENLQTHEEGSDLSWMSYDNDQKNASLPALMHNLGIMEYQNLWGRCWVDFGTSDSISIDILINSLNEISNNYVKIEELIIGGENNDWSIEEHEDLVFKD; encoded by the coding sequence ATGAATATTATTTTTAGGGAAGTTGATCCTTTTAATTGTTGGATATGGATCAGGTTTTCAGAATCACCAACTCAAGATGAAAAAAATTATTTAGATGGTGTTTTTGATAGTTGGTACGTTTTAGGAAGGCTAGGTGGATTTAATTCTGAAAATTTGCAAACTCATGAAGAGGGTTCCGATCTAAGTTGGATGTCCTACGATAATGACCAAAAAAACGCATCTCTTCCAGCCTTAATGCATAATTTAGGAATTATGGAATATCAAAACCTGTGGGGAAGGTGTTGGGTTGATTTTGGAACTTCAGACTCCATTTCAATAGATATATTAATTAATTCATTGAATGAGATATCAAATAATTATGTAAAAATTGAAGAGTTAATTATTGGCGGTGAAAATAATGATTGGTCAATTGAAGAACATGAAGATTTAGTTTTCAAAGATTAA
- a CDS encoding 16S rRNA (uracil(1498)-N(3))-methyltransferase, which produces MEDLTRLIISHERIENIKNNNLELSKEEAHYINKVMRIKNGKEIFISNGKGSLWKAIKVKNDCLEIIQFKKPYLFQEQEIYLLGIAVVIPKSGFEDILKMCTEIGIDFIQPLFSERQVNKNLNFSRKLLRWNSIINEAVEQSERLWKPSILNGMDIIEWLKSRDNQERVSISITREDTTYDLNQWIRKQQEAVNKKGGIFWNVIGPEGGWSSKEIDFFNKNNITFVKLSDNILRTSTASINASSILNQWRIDLKLRN; this is translated from the coding sequence ATGGAAGATTTAACAAGATTAATTATTTCCCATGAAAGAATTGAAAATATTAAGAACAATAATTTAGAACTTTCTAAAGAAGAGGCTCATTACATAAATAAAGTAATGAGGATAAAAAATGGTAAAGAAATATTTATATCTAACGGAAAGGGTTCATTATGGAAAGCTATAAAAGTTAAAAATGATTGTTTAGAAATAATTCAATTTAAGAAACCTTATTTATTTCAAGAACAAGAAATTTACTTATTAGGCATAGCTGTTGTTATACCAAAAAGTGGTTTTGAGGATATTTTAAAAATGTGTACTGAAATAGGAATTGATTTTATACAGCCATTATTTTCAGAAAGACAGGTAAATAAAAATTTAAATTTTTCTAGAAAACTTTTAAGATGGAATTCAATTATCAATGAAGCAGTTGAGCAAAGTGAGAGATTATGGAAACCATCTATTTTAAATGGTATGGATATTATTGAATGGCTAAAAAGTAGAGATAATCAAGAAAGAGTTTCAATTTCTATAACTAGAGAAGATACTACTTATGACTTAAATCAATGGATAAGAAAACAACAAGAAGCTGTAAATAAAAAAGGGGGTATTTTTTGGAATGTAATTGGCCCTGAAGGAGGTTGGTCCTCTAAAGAAATTGATTTTTTTAATAAAAATAATATTACCTTTGTTAAACTTTCCGACAATATCTTAAGAACTTCAACGGCTAGTATTAACGCATCATCAATTCTCAATCAGTGGAGAATTGATTTGAAATTAAGGAATTAG
- a CDS encoding TIGR00297 family protein, whose protein sequence is MDLIRNQFFIGFCINFILIYIFCKIPLMTKSGWISAGILGTILWGCLSWQGWMSVVIYLLFGSLVTKIGFKFKKEQGIAEKRGGRRGPENVWGSAATGLVLAMMTKFNPANVVMFKIGFAASFAAKLADTFGSEIGKRFGKDTYLITSLKKVERGTEGGVSLEGTLASVLGSIFMAFVMLRLSIISTKYHFIVVAFSGFLATISESIIGAKFQNKYKLSNELVNAIQTSIASVFAIFSIILYSNF, encoded by the coding sequence ATGGATTTAATTAGAAATCAATTTTTTATAGGTTTTTGCATTAATTTTATTTTGATTTATATATTTTGCAAGATTCCTTTGATGACAAAAAGTGGTTGGATAAGTGCAGGCATTTTAGGCACAATTTTGTGGGGATGTTTGTCTTGGCAGGGATGGATGTCAGTTGTAATTTATTTATTATTTGGATCTCTCGTTACCAAAATAGGTTTCAAATTTAAAAAAGAACAAGGAATAGCTGAAAAAAGAGGTGGGAGGAGAGGTCCTGAAAATGTATGGGGCTCTGCAGCTACAGGATTAGTTCTTGCCATGATGACTAAATTTAATCCTGCCAACGTAGTGATGTTTAAAATAGGATTTGCTGCAAGTTTTGCTGCAAAGTTGGCGGATACTTTTGGCAGCGAAATTGGGAAAAGGTTTGGAAAGGATACATATTTAATTACTTCACTTAAAAAGGTTGAGAGAGGAACTGAAGGAGGAGTAAGTTTAGAAGGAACATTAGCTAGTGTTTTGGGATCAATATTTATGGCTTTTGTAATGCTTCGTCTATCAATTATTTCTACAAAATACCATTTCATAGTTGTTGCATTTTCGGGATTTTTGGCCACAATTTCTGAGAGTATTATTGGTGCTAAATTTCAAAACAAATATAAATTAAGTAATGAATTGGTAAATGCTATTCAGACAAGTATTGCTTCTGTTTTTGCTATCTTTTCTATTATTTTATATTCAAATTTTTAA
- a CDS encoding GDSL-type esterase/lipase family protein, which yields MISFPKQLVVIGDSSVYGWGDNEGGGWCERLRKDWCNNQNGPVIYQLGVRGDGIEKVSSRWEKEWSSRGETRRNKPKAILLNVGLNDTAAIGQKKGRHQLDIDGFEYGLERLINEMSSQTNVFVIGLTPVDESKMPFAGCLWYSNDFCNSYERRMEEVCLNQNVPFLPTFREMYSDKRSKNWITHDGIHLNSEGHFWIFQRLKSWEILTKWKES from the coding sequence GTGATTAGTTTCCCAAAACAGCTAGTTGTAATTGGAGATAGCTCGGTTTATGGATGGGGAGATAATGAAGGTGGCGGATGGTGTGAGAGGCTTAGAAAAGATTGGTGCAATAACCAAAATGGGCCCGTAATTTATCAACTTGGAGTAAGGGGAGATGGGATAGAAAAAGTTTCATCTAGATGGGAGAAAGAATGGTCATCTAGAGGAGAAACGAGAAGAAATAAACCTAAGGCAATCCTGCTTAATGTTGGTCTTAACGACACTGCAGCAATTGGTCAGAAAAAAGGGAGACATCAATTAGATATAGATGGATTTGAATATGGATTAGAGAGACTAATTAATGAAATGAGCTCTCAAACAAATGTCTTTGTTATTGGTTTGACACCAGTTGACGAAAGCAAAATGCCTTTCGCAGGATGTCTATGGTACTCAAATGATTTTTGTAATTCTTATGAAAGGAGAATGGAGGAAGTATGCCTCAATCAGAATGTCCCGTTTCTTCCAACTTTTAGAGAAATGTACTCTGATAAAAGGAGTAAAAATTGGATTACGCATGATGGAATTCATCTAAATTCCGAAGGTCATTTCTGGATTTTCCAAAGACTAAAGAGCTGGGAGATTCTTACAAAATGGAAGGAATCCTAA